ATGCAATAGAACCTTGCCGATTTTGATAAGAAAGTTATTTGAGAAAACTTCCGAATATTCAATAATGGAGATGAGAAGTATATTAAATGGAGTTAATACAGATGTTACATTTACACTGGTTGGTTGAAATTAAGTTTTGTAAAATTTATACTTTACTCCCTTTTACATTAAAACGGGGCAATTTTTGCACAGCAGCAACCACTGCTTGACTATAAATTTAATGTTAACTAAGAAAAACTTATCTATtaattcatatatttatataattaaaaatagtttttaaatcccgatattaaagattattataagttaaataaataaacaattacaagTTAATAGATAAATATCTTACTTTCAACAATCCCAATACAATCTTACCTCTTCTTCTCCGGCGAAAAAACTCTTcagtttcttcttcttcagacttGACGATCAGAAGTTTAAAGTTTTAGATCAGGTATTTTTTTGTTCTCTTGTGTATTTTACAGGTATGCTTTGACATGTTCCTTTCAGTTTCCTCAtttcaaattatataaacatcaaaatcataatctactgatgttaaaatagataaacttatatgaacttgttttctttattttataataagattTATATAAACCTATTTAGTTACATTTTGATTCATTCCATCTAAATAACAATCTGAAATATTATTGTTTCATAAATATTTGGTTGTATATTTTACGAATGGTTTTAGAATTATTGTATCAACTGCCATGTAGTGTTGATAAATTTGTTCTATCAAtattaattttgataaaatattcTGCAATTAGTTTATAGTACTCATATGTCTGATTTGTAAGTGAATATAGCCTTGGCTGCTGAAAAAAACTGAAGTTTGAAGTTGACACAAACATGGATATTTGAAAACTTTATTGCCATATAATACTTTTTTATTATACAAGAATATAAATTTGATCTTACACAGTGTTAGATTCATATTGTTGGTTGTAGGGACCATATTGAAGTACACAACATATAAGTTTGGTCATACAGAGTGTTGGATATTTTTTTATACCTTAAATAGAATCCTTTTCAGATACAATTGATTTTATCTTTTAGTATTTAATTGTTATTGTATTTTTTACTTTCAGTTGGAGTTTATGATAATTATCAATGTCTCTGAATTGACAGACCTAAATGAGGGATTGGTAAACTATATTCTTAGAACAAATTAGCTCAAATCACAATTGTATGCTAAAAACTGtatttataaaattaaagatatatattAAATGTTGTGTATTTTATATACATAGGTACTTCCAAGGATAATGAGTAACCAATTACCAAGAAAGTGTGAAGTAACAAAGTTGGTTGATTATACGGGTTTTAAGTATAAGATTGCAGTACAGATCATCGGTCATAAAAGTAAGAGGATAAACGGGCCAGAATGGACTCGGTTTGTTGAAACTTATAGAAATAACAACATAGACAAGCtgtgtttaaaaaaattgaaggAAGTAAAATTTGAGATAAATGTTTTGAACAATGAGGGATTGGAGAATAGAAACGATGGCTCGAACAGAGATTATGTTCATGGTTGCTTGATACAGGCTGAAGAAGAAACATACTGCAAGCAGGTTAAAAATTGCTaccttatttttatatattgccAGTGTATCTTTTGGACTGTTAGAAAAACttctaatttatattttatatccTATATAAAATCTAATATGACATTTCTAAAATGTATGAAAATTATAGCATTTACCGCACGGTTTGCTGAAGCTGTTGTCAGAGAGGAGattaaaaattgataacttggttGCAAAAGTACATGGACCAAAGCAGAGTAGTAAAGTTGATGTGTATTATGTTTTCTCTCCTGAAAACAAAAAGGGATTGACTGCTGGTTTTATGGGACCAGGATGCACAACTTTTTGCTTCGAAAATGACACTGAGGAAAGCTGCCAACTGTTGTTTCAATGGACGGGAAGTACTCCTGAAGACGACTTTAACTTCACTGTAAAGGTTTTTAACAAAGACGGGATTGGACTTCACGGGGAGACTAAACATCACTACAGCCGTACCAATCACCAACACCGCAAAAAGCGTCCACATTATAAAAAACAGTTTGAATACCATGTTTTAGAGACACACAGCTTGGTATTTACATATCTACTTTTAATATGGTTGATTTTACTTATAATGTTGGATCTATCTGTTATCACTTAAAGTATATGCTATTTTGAATGAATAACTAAAGAAAGAATTTTCCTTTACAGGCAATACCGAGGAACTTTGTTCGAGAACACCAGCTAAATGACTACCGTAGAGCTGTGTTGTCATTTGGTCATGTGAGGTTTTTGGTACAGCTGGTTGTTAGGAGAGATCCGAGAAGACCTGACGACAACAACCATCTAGTGATGTATACAAACTGGCAGCGTATCATGGATGAAACGAGAATATCTGTGGGGAAAAAACTGAGGCTTGAGATAGTCGAAGAAAAAAGTGTAACATGAGATAAAATACACTTTGAAGTTTGTTGACATAGTCTTTGAACATCTTTGCAGCCTTTAATAATTTATGTTTTTGTTGACATGTTTGATGGACAAATTTCTTCTTCGAAAACTAACTTAAGAATGAAGTTATGTAGTCTTAGTATATACTTTCAAAACTTTGTGGTTTTacctttttatatttttcaacTAAACATTACTATATTTTGCATCTAAACATTACTATTTTCCATTTCATTTCCGGGTCGCTcaataaaaagaaatataagaCTCAAAATTAATAAAATAGTACAAAACTTGTAATTACAAATAACAGTATTTTAAAAATATGCTCCTACCAAAGGGACAAACTCAACATTTGTTTCGCTAAACTTTGCAAACCAAAAGGTCTGTTGAAGACAACCACTGTTGAAAGAAAGTCTGTTAAACCAAACAACCTCAGCTCATGAACCAAACAAACTCTGTTGATGAACCAAAAGGTCTGTTAAAACAAAGACTATTGAAGCAAAGGTCTGCTAAAGAGAACCTCTGTTGATGAAGCCAAATCTATGATGAACATAAGTTCTGCTGTGGACCAACAAATATTACACAATTCAACAGaagatctataatataagatctttaacagatgatgatcaacagctcataaggtctgttgaagcacgctataacagtgcttagcctTTAACAAGTCTTTAACAGTTCTTAGGGGTTAACAGATGATAGCACGCTATAATAGTGCTTAGCCTCTAACAGATGTTAATGTATCTTAGACCCTAACAATTTTCCCACTAACCAATTGATTAAATTTTCATTCATTAATCTAACAATAATATACAACCCTACTACTTGTCCAGTCCATCAATATCACCAAAATTGTATATAATGTATAATAACAATATTATATAACAAACAAAAGGTTAACTTTACTTGATATTCAAACATAGACATTACATACCATATTCATCATTGTACCCCTTACAAAGCAAACTTTTAACCATAGTTTGTTAAAACAACAGTTAACAGACATAAATAAAAACCACAAGGATTCTTCAAAAATAAGTGGTTCTACTTATCTCTCATAAAATTGTTTTTTCATAAGCATCTAATTGTTAACATTAGTCAGCTTCTTCCGGGTTCTTCTCACATTAGTGGAAAGCTCACCAACGTTTACAACATCAGCATCTTGAGCCATCCGCTTTCCATTGGGACTTGATCCAGaatccttttcaacttcaacgacTGAAGAGTCGGCCGTAACAGAGACAGCATCCTTGCAACAGATCACAAACAACTATTgatctcatttaataaaataatgaacTCTTTTTAAACATACTAAACATACTTTAAAAATAAATACTCACCCTTGAAGTTCGTTCAGCAGACACCTGGGAAGATTCTGAAAGGTTAACAACTTTAACGTCAGCTACCTCTTGAGTAACCTAAAGGATCATAATATATGATATCATATAAAAAAGTGCAGAATCCAGTctttaaaactcaaaagaaaaataaatagattGAAAGAGTAATTTTATATGCTACCTCATCAGTATTTTCATCACCATTACCATCTCCACCAACCAACTCAGCAATTATTACTGGATCATCACCTGAAATATACACATATAACTAAGTAAACTGCAAAACTATATTCAAATATCAGTCTTAGAATGTTACTTATCTTACTTTGTGGTGATCGACGTACATTCACTATGACATTTGAGACAAACCAAAGAAGTCGCAGGCAATCGAAGAATAtcatctgaaacattttcaacaTTCTGCAAGTATTCACTTTTACCCATCACCTTCTTGAAACACTTACGACAGGCAGCATAAAACCAACCATACTCTTCTTGCACAATCTTAATTGTCGCAACCACAACATAAGACATTTCATGTAAAAACAATATATGAACTTGTAATCTCTAGTTTGACAAACATGCAGGTGACAAACCAAACAAATAACCAAACTATATAAAAATATGTGAAACCTTTTCTATCTCACTAATCTCATCAATATGTTTCTTCACACCATCAGTTACAAATTCTTTATGCAATGGAAAAACACTCTGAGACGATAGTACTATTTGAGAAGTAGAACCACTCCCTTGTCCAAACTTTGGTATAAGCCTTTTGAATACCACAAATAACATGAAAACCAAGTATTTGACTTGAACATCTATATACAATAGAAATTACATTGACAAATTACCTCCTCCCTAGCTCATTAActtcatcaatttcttcattCAGAAAAATCCGTGTTGCAAACTTATCACTTTGAATAGTATATTCACCTACATACAAAAGTATATAGATATTTAATGTATACCTGTCTTTATATTGCCAGAAATAAACAGTATAGTTATGATTTGTAGAAAGTAACAAAAATACCTTTCCATTCCTTACACTTTCCATGCTGTATAACAGCCATCACATGCTAATGAGGTGGGATTTTAGAAATGAAGTCCTTAATCTGCAGAGCATAATCATTTCACACAGTACACCGCAAAACCTTACCCCTACATGAAAAGAATATTCATATGACGATATACTAAAGACTAATTTATGACCATTTCTTTACAAATCTCTAATATCAAAACCAAATTGAATGAATAAAAACACAAAATCAAAGGAAAGTTATGACATTTATTAAAGTAGCAAATGAGCCATAAATTAACTAACATATTCACTAAGAATAAACTGTTGATCTTATTTATTACGATGATTCAGCATTAGATACAAACACAATAGATCTCATTTATTACCATTATCATGATCTCACATTAAATACCAACAttcttcatcttatttattaACATCATTAAATACAAACAATGATCTGTACATGATTGCACATGTAAACAACAACTTACTCCAAGTCTTCAATATCGAAATTGATCTTCTTAGTCTCCTTTGGAGGTCGATCAAAGATTTCAAGATCTCCACAACAAACCACAGATCCAACAACATCTATATGATCACATTATACAAGAATATAAGTAAAACTctctaatattatacaagcaagaCATGATTATAAAAATATACACTACCAACACTCAAAGCGTTTAACGCCTCTCCTTGAAGAATATCTTCATAAGCTCTGAAGTTGAAACCATATTCAACACCTTGCCAATCTCTCACAGGAGTAACAGTTGTGCATCTataaaagttgattttataaGGCTGCACTACTATtttatataaatctttattcTCACCAACACCAAATTTCGACAGAATCACAACAGCATCTTCTTGAAGCTGTCCATCAAAAACAGGTATCAGATGACTCTTAATACCTGCTTGAATCTTAGCACCCTGAAGAACATTTAAAGAAAGTATCTTCTTAGCATACACCACTACATTCTCTAATAAAACGGAAAAGCAGAGATACAAATTACCttttcatcaatgaagatgagatCCATCTTGTAACCCTGGTTCCATTTTCGAATAATTCTCGCTTTCATGTTCCACATATCTTTCCCAGgattcaaatcttttacaaaacTAAGATTGTTACTGTCAACTGATATTGATATGCTTCTAATTCAGAattcggattgtgattaaatttcaaatttcaaaatcagAGAAGATGAAAGCGTGATGAAATATGAAGAGGGAAATGGGAAGAAAAGGCTTATATAAGAAGGATGATTGACAGGAGTTtctgagtgacatgcattaattgctaATTACTTATTCTCATgcatttttgaatttgaatttcccGGTAATTAGCCTTAAACATCTGCTGATCTAAAAGCATTACAGAACATAACAACAACTGCTGCTAGGTATTAAagtaaaatcacatataaatgaGCAGATGTTTACCCTAGCAGAGGTTTGATGACAGACCTTTGGAATTTGAATGTGGGCCACCTTTAAATTTTAAAGTCTTTATATATTAGGCTTTGTGATATaaaaatgacataagaaaagtctTGTTGGACAGTCTCTccagctgacacatcagcttttcttatgtcactcagatttctccttttatagaaagtataaaTAGATATAAATCACCCAATAACAATTTTAAACTCTTCATTGTGTATTTATAGGTAAATGAATTTTGCATTTAAGATATGTATAAAACGTAACaagatattaaaaataaaaacgtttgtttattattatctatttatatttattataagAACTTATATGCTAACTACATATAAATACCCTATTAATTAACCACTATAAGTAAATAATAAATCTCTATTTGTTATTCCACTTTTATGTGTACAATGTATACGTAGTTGTAGATGGACCTTTATCCTGTCCCGTTTAGAGACCTCAGACCCATTAATTGGTAAGCCCATAAGGATTGGTACTTGGTAGTTGGTCCATATTTCTAATATGTAAATGAAACACTGAAACTTAACCCACACCAATGATGGATCTTCCTCTTCTCATATTTGTCACAATAAATGATTTTATgataggatttttttttttaaatttcatatGGTAGATATGATCTAGATAAATACATCACACATCTATGTCGTAGGATTGGGAACTATCAATCTCGGTTATGGAGTACTCCACTTACCACTAGAATGTCCGTTTGAAAACGAATTAACGATTTTAGGATAGATACGTGCATTCATGCTGGTCGTTACTACATCACATATACATATACTTATACTAACTTGACCATCATCAAGCCTAAGGTGTTAAACTCCACGAACCTTTTAACTAGTTGTTGATGTTTACAACTCGGAAGGACGTAGAATGACAACACCGCGATCGCAGAAAGCCATCGGACGTGAAAGGTCTCATTCTCTGCACTTCTGCTCAACTCCGGGCATGACATTTACACATCATTGCCATTTTTAGttcttttttatatttaataCTCAAATTCTTTTAGTATTAATCCATTTTCTATTTTGTGTTATTAAAAACAGACACAAAGTAACTGACTAtgattataataattaaaattaaaaaccaTATATAGATGACTAAAATTTAAATATACATTGTTTAAATTGAAACAATTCTTTATTTTCtcccactttttttttttttggaaatccTGACAAATAATATTCGATAagattcttatttttttttttttttaaatcataacTTTGGAAACTGAGATGAAAAAGGAAAATAATAACCTTTTTTCAGGAAATCCTTACAAATAATATTCGATAAgatacttattttttttttttattttaaatcatTATCGTTTACTTGGGAAAAAGTTTATCGATTAAGAACATCATTTTCTGCCAATGACGTAGTGGTAGAGTGGTTGGGGAAAAACTTGGTGTTTCTTGTGACCCAGGTTTAACTCCCACactccccattattttctgcggcatccaggtgaaagGCGAATACGAGTGGCGCCagttcgtcttggatgggagacaaagttttaccgattattccactgtcgtgccttcggacgggtggaggtcgggtttccacgCATCTGAGAGAGCCAAAAGAACTGACGGCGGTTGAGTAGTCGACTTTGACCACAACACCCGATGTCGCAATGAATGACACGTCATTCCTTATCGTTacggaaaaaaaaaaacaacattttcTTATTATAATATTGTATGGGCTCCACTATCTTTCACAAATAACACCCCTCCCGTGCAATATTTGGATCCCTTGATTCCACGTAAGCCAAATACACCACTAAGATTATCGGGTATGGGgtggggttggggcgtgggttgggtgaaaacgcccaagtcatcaccgcgggtgggcttgggttttgGCGTGGCCTCTTGGGCGAGAGTTTAAGGCCGGGCATGGGGCATGCTATCGATCCTATGTGGCCGGCTCTTATTGGCTTGTTGGCTAGGGCATAGCGGGccattttagattttttttttattttaatacacaTGGCCAAGTCACGCCGGGCTAGCCatgccccgccataccccacggacacgtcactcaccagcggggggctcgaactccacgtgtcaacccatgccccaaacctctacctcaccataccccatggtctaaaTGCGGTGCATTAGGTTTGTTCTAAATAATATACTATTTTTGAATTTGAACACATGCCGTGAGACTTTTTTTGTATAAATGTTTGTAAATAGATTAAAGAACGTGTTTCTAAGACATTTTGAAACTATTACAAATTTCTTAAAGAATAACATATATTTTCGACAATTTACAAAGGTAAAACGATATAAATCGACTCGTACGTAATAATGCATATTATTCCCCAACGTTTAAACAAGTGGGTGCCTCCTAAATAGAAATTCATCCAAGGCTCTAAATAGAAGAGGGTACAAGGGGTCGATCTGATGTGCTCAAGGTGTGGGCTTGAACCTGAATCTACGGACCATTTACTTGTACAATGTCTGTGAGCTCGAACAATATGGTGGCAAGTTCTTGTTTGGTTAAAACTCCCCATTCCGGATTTATATATATGTCGTGCAAACAAATCCTCATATGAGCAATGTCTTTTCCCGGATCAAAGGTATGGACGAATTTAATCGGTGCAGtattcttatctacaatgtggcATATATGGAAGGaaagaaatgaaaaggagttCATTGCTAATATCATCCCGGCGGGCAAAAGGGTCGAAGTCATTAAAATGTATTCATTCTTGTGAATCAAAAGTAGATCAAAATTCAATAGTTTAGAAGGGAAGAGATGGTGTGATTTCAATATAGGATATGTGATAATGTAATTGTATCTTTCGGGTTTTACAGCATCTTATTGGACCGTCGCTATATTAATATATAGTGTtctgccgttaaaaaaaaattattattattagatgGTATATAAACTAGACATGTAAGTTCACCGGCACCACATGGAGCGAGTAGAGATGTTACAGTTTTTAATTTATGTAGTTAAATAATGTACCCTTGGGAAAAATGGGTGACGTTTGAATTGGAAAGATAACTAATCAATATACTCTTTTCGATTGTATGTAATTTTATTATGCTCTAGGCGATGATGTAAAGGTGACTGACTTAGTAGCTTACTAACCATTGCATTATCCGAAAGTttggtgatgaataaaatattgttgtttgccgttcaaaaaataaaaaaataacggACCCTTGGTGATTGTAGATGTAATTTGTAATGTCCTTGTAGTTTCTTGCTGCATTGGACGGTTTCAGTAGTAAAAAAACTAgacatgtttttgtgttttttgggATTGGTAGAAACATTGCATGTAATTATAAGTTAATTGGATTTGATGACAAAATCTAGAAAATAGTGAGGAAAAATCACAAACTTGTATGAAATTAATGATATAAAACAAAATATTCAGATATGATACATTATATTAGAAGATTTTGCCAAGATCCTTCATTAAGCCCCTATTGTCGttataaaaatttgtaaactCTTCATAAGAAATGAACCCATCTCCATCGGTATCAAGTTCGTCCATCATAGTTTGGACCTCTTCAGGTGTCACAGAGCCGAGCGTCTTCAAGGCTTCTCCAAGCTCGGATGAAGAGATTTTACCGTCTCCATTAGCATCAAATTTGCCGAAGATTCGATCTCTCTCCTCCTTGTCTTCGTCATCCATTATGGTAGTAACACACAATGTTGATTCTGGCTTTaagttttcttttttaatatgTAATAGTTATGCTTTAGGTTAAAGAAGAAACCGCAATGTTATATAATGGTTGAACATGAGAAAAGAGATATGGATAGCCGATAAATAAGGCATGCCGTATGTTTCTAAGGTGAAGAATTCTGATATTACTATATAAATAGAATATAATTACGGGCCAAAAAGTATCTATTTTACTTACGTGCAGAATCAATAATAATCATTAGTAATTTAATGACAAAGGTTTTTGGTTTAaagaggatttttttttttttattattaaaaagaCTGCGCATAGATTCATAGCTATAGGTGGCATGTGTCGTTGCAAGATGGTTGTTGCCATAAAAAATAATTACCATACAAACAAAGTTCAATTCCAATACAAAAtaccaaggttggagaactcgctagtcgctagtcggccggtgaggtggggactagcgactactcagGATTACTCgtgattaatcgggattaatcggattgggtttttatatgtaatttttagttttatgtatacatatacacatttttataggtaaatattttaagtagctaggttttaactcttactcaacccatttttttaagtatacaagattaattgttggaattcatATGGTTTGGTAAGATACTGGccggaatttagaggttttggccggaatatacaGATTTTTCGCCGGAATCTGGCCGGAATTGCCGATTTTTGGCCGGCCGACTAGGCCCGACTAGGCGCGACTAgagccgactagcgattaatggactaattaacaaaaaattactcagttactggccgactagcgattaatcgccgactagtcgCCGTCTAGTcacgatttttacaacactgcaaaataccataacattttgaagtatttacaATGTATATAAAATTGTTTAAATGCATTTCATATATAAAAAGTAAACTAAACTACCTAATCACTACCACTTCCATCCCTTCTAGTTCGTGACAACTCGACGATCCAGATTGGTTGTTCTTCATTTGCGAAAGTAGTTCCCTCATCATTTGTTGCATCTCTTCTTGGAAACTATCACTTGATTTTGATTCACACATTCTTGCACTTCATTGTATTGTGATTCATTGTATTATGAGGTGGGTACATGTGTACTGATGTACTACTAGTCATGTTGAGCGATACGTTAGATACTTTTCGACCAACACCTCGGGTGTGACCACGTCTTTCATCTAAGGCACGTTTGAGAACTTCAAACTCATTAACTAACGATTCACCGGTGGACTTAGTGGTTCATATTGTTTTGCCGCTTAACCGTTAAACCAGTAAgtggtctgaatcattaagagtcagtataatgtttaaccgttcaggGGTAAATGTATGACCAAtttagattagaggtcttaatcaTTTAGATGTATTATATTGCTTACCCATTCAGaaacaaatgtctgaaccattcagacatctgcttgtgaaacaaacagtctgaaccattaagtgttaaaccagtaagagatctgaatcATTAAGTTAGTTATCCATTTTACAAACAATTATGTTGCCAAGTGAAAAATTATCCATTTTACTACATATGTACCCATCTCACAATagtctgaaccagtaagaggaaTTAATACACTATACAATAGTATATTAGGAATTAATACACTTATATTAAAGTTGGTCAAGGTAAAAGTTGGATAATTTTAACCATAAACGTTAATTATGGCCCATTTAAACTAAAATTGGATAATTTAAGTCTATTAAAGTTGGTTAATATAATTTTGACTCCTTTAATCTAAAAGATGGATAATTTAAGTTTATTGAAGTTGGTTCGGATCACTTTGACCCATTTAAACTAGAAAAATTGGATAATTTAAGTCTATTAAAGTGGGTTAATATAATTTTGACTCATTTAATCTAAAAGGTGGATAATTTAAGTTTATTGAAGTTGGTTCGGATCACTTTGACCCATTTAAACTAGAAGTTGGATATTTTAGGTTTATTAAAGTATGTTATGTGTTTTTGAGTAGTTTAAACTAAATGTTAGATATAATTAACGTTATTAGGTTAAATTTAAGTTCTAAACTTTTTGTGAATTGTTCTTGTGTATGCAGATTATTTTTAACTTATGCAAAAGAAAAttaattttttagattttatgCAGTTTTCTTTAAAAATTTCTGTTTTTGGACAATATTTTGtagatttttttttctaaattttgtaTAGACTTTGCACAATTTTTTTGCAGAGTATTTTTCGAATAAAGtgcaaaaattctaaaaaaaagcAACAAAATTTAttcattaaatataaaaaaatatatgcaTATACTGAAAAAAAATCTGCAAAattcgaaaataaaaaaaaaacagttagaATAGTAAAAAAATATTGCATATATTAAAAAAGTTTTGcataagttaaaaataaaatatgttgGTAAGCAAACTTCCTGTATTTTTGTGAGTGAGTTACTTGTCTTATAAAGAATGATTATGAGTGAAGAAGACAAAAATGTTACTGATCATTTGTTAATATAAGAGAATACTATTAACCCttgt
The sequence above is drawn from the Helianthus annuus cultivar XRQ/B chromosome 12, HanXRQr2.0-SUNRISE, whole genome shotgun sequence genome and encodes:
- the LOC110896874 gene encoding polcalcin Syr v 3 encodes the protein MDDEDKEERDRIFGKFDANGDGKISSSELGEALKTLGSVTPEEVQTMMDELDTDGDGFISYEEFTNFYNDNRGLMKDLGKIF